The Apium graveolens cultivar Ventura chromosome 11, ASM990537v1, whole genome shotgun sequence genome has a window encoding:
- the LOC141696249 gene encoding uncharacterized protein LOC141696249, which yields MVPVEVGSGMLRRDRYTGEDAEVNQRLHLDLLEETRKNSQLRLAAYQQCATRYYNQKIKGQLLKVGDLVLMKVMPNIKNPRYGVFGANWEGPYKIKAILWK from the coding sequence ATGGTCCCCGTAGAAGTTGGTTCAGGAATGCTTCGCAGAGATCGTTACacgggagaagatgcagaggttaatcaaaggcttcatttgGATCTCCTGGAAGAAACAAGGAAAAATTCTCAGCTGAGGCTTGCGGCGTATCAACAGTGTGCCACAAGGTATTATAACCAGAAAATAAAGGGACAACTGCTGAAGGTAGGAGATTTGGTGCTCATGAAAGTGATGCCAAACATAAAGAATCCCCGGtatggagtgtttggagctaattgggaaggaccatacaagataaAAGCGATATTATGGAAATGA